The following nucleotide sequence is from uncultured Ilyobacter sp..
ATATTTTTGCTGAAAAATTTTCTAATAGGGTTAATTCTCACCAAAGTTCAGTAGGATTTTTTCTCACAGATGAGACCTATGTAGGACGCAAGGGTTATTCTTTGAGGTTAGAAGGGCTTGAAGAGGGGATAAATGATAACGCTAGAAAAAGAGCGATTGTCATACATGCGGCAGACTATGCCAACCCAGATTTTATAAAAACTAGCGGGAGATTGGGAAGAAGCTGGGGGTGTCCTGCACTTCCGGAAAAACTTTCACCAGAGATTATAGATACAATAAAAAATGGAAGTGTCTTATTTGTAAATGGTAATGACTCAAATTATGCAAAGAAAAGTAAGTTTATCTAAATTATTATAGTTTAAAAATTAAACAAAGAATACCCATAAATAGTTAGATTATTTGAACTTCACTATTTATGGGTAATTTTATTTTTTGAATTTTTAATACTCTTTGTTTTATTAAAAATTAATCAGGATTCTTAACATATTCAGTAAGTTCTTTTACAAATTCCATTGTTTTGCTGTTTTTGTCATAAATTGGGTTGAATTCTACGATATCCACAGAAGTTATAGTATAATTTTTAAATAAATATTTGAAACTATGAAATATATCATCAGGGACAAGGCCACCTCTAACAGGAAGACTAACACCTGGGGCGTACTCAGGATTGATAACATCGATATCGAAACTTATATGTAGGTTATCTACATCTAAATACTCTCTGATCTCATCTAAAACTATATCAATTCCTCTCTGAGCGATCTCATCATAAAATACAACCTTTACTCCACTTTTATTTATGATCTCTCTTTCCTGCTCATCAAGATCCCTTACACCAAATAATACAACATTTTCACTTTTTATTTTAGGACCGTCAAAAAAACAGTTGCAGAGATCTTTATCCCCCAGTCCCTGTAAAAGTGCAAGAGGCATACCGTGAATATTTCCTGTAAGTGTGCTTTCTTGTGTGTTCATATCCCCGTGAGCATCCATCCAGATGACCCCTATATTTTTTTCTTTGGCTACTCCTGCTATAGTCCCTATGGCTATAGAATGATCTCCACCTATTGTAATGGGCCTATAACCGTCTTTTACAGCCATATTTACAGTGTGAGCGATTCTTTCACAAGTATCAAGAATCGTGTTTTTATATCTAAGATTTTGAACAGAAAAATCTTCCTTTTGTCTCTCGATTTCGATAACTTCCATTTCATCAAACACATCTGGATAGTTGTCCCAGAGAGCTTCCAATCCAAATTCAATTCCTGTTTTGTTTGCCCCTAGGTTCATAGGAACACCAAATAACTGGTTTTTCATTTTTTCTGTGTAGATATATACTGCATCTTCTTCCTCAATTACATTAATATATTGGAGTTCGTGGTCATCCATTCCCTGTATATGCAGTTGGGCCTCTTTAAGTTCTTTTATGTGTTCTATAATATCTTCGGTTATTCTTTCACCAGGACAGATAATAGGTATTCCAGGGGGATAAGCCATTATGAGCTCTCCACAGATTTTACCTTCACTTTCAGCAAAAAGAATTTTATTCTTTACACTGTTAAAGGCCTCTCTTGGTATAAGTACAGGTTCAGGAATAGCAGGCATTTTTAGGGATTTTCTATTAATCTCATCCTTACCGAAGAATCTTTCACTTATATCTCTCAGTGCATCACTAAGTTTGCCGATACTTTCTTCAGAGTCACCTAGGGTGATTATAGCCAAAACATTATAGTAGTCTGACAGTTCAACTTGTATATTATATTCGTCCACAAGGAGAGTTTCCAGCTGAAAACCTGTCAAACCAAGGTCTCTAGCCGTTATTGTCACCTTTGTGGGATCAAAGGCATAGATACCCTCTCTTCCCACTATCTCTATTCCAAAGGAGGATACTCCAGGGATTTTATTAACTTCACTTCTGAGTTTATGAGCAAGAGCAATGGTTCTAGTCAGAAGCTCTCTTCCCTCAGTTGCGATCTGTCTTCTTGCACAGTCAAGAGATGCCATCAGGATATATGAAGGAGAAGTTGTGTGTAACAGACTTAATATCTGCTGTACCCTGTTATGATCAACTCTATCAGAATTTATATGTAAAAGAGACATCTGAGTGAGAGCACCGATTATTTTATGAGTACTCTGGGCACAAATATCTGCTCCTGCATCTACTGCGGAGATAGGAAGGTCTTCGTGAAAGTGAAGGTGTGGTCCGTGAGCCTCATCAACAACTAGTGGTATATCGTAGCTGTGTGCAATGTCAGCAATTCTCTTGATGTCAGTTGCAACACCGTAGTATGTAGGATTTATTATAAGGACAGCTTTTATATCAGAATGCTGTTTTAGCATATTTTCAACTGTTTCAGGTTTTACACCGTGTGCAATTCCCAAGTCATCATCAATCTCAGGGTTCATATATATAGGTTCTGCACCACTTAGAATTATTGCTGCAGTTACAGATTTATGAACATTTCTTGGAACAAGAATTTTTTCTCCTGATTTTACAACTGACATTATCATTGCCTGAATGGCACCAGATGTACCATTGACTGCAAAAAAACTTTTTTTTACTCCGTAAGCATCGGCAGCAAGCTCTTGAGCCTCTTTTATGCAGCTTTTTGGCTGATGCAGTCCGTCTACCATTTTAAAAATAGTAACGTCTATGGAAAAAGCATTTTTGCCTATGAAGTCATAAAACTCCTTATCCATTCCTGCACCTCTTTTGTGACCCGGTACGTGAAAGGGGACGATTCCTCTCTCTGCATATACATCTTTCAATGTTGAAAACAGCGGGGTCATGTTTTGATTTAACTTAGTCATATCTCCTCCTTTTTTATCATCCTGCGAGATGATATTTTTTTCTAAAATTTATAAATGAATTTAAATAAAACTGTCTATAATATTTATTTACAACTGATATTAAAGTTATCTTTTAAAAAAGAATTATTATAGCTTTCTTTTAGATGGACGAGACATTCTATTCTTTTTCTTTGCAATAGTCAAATAGTATTTTTAAAATATTTTTTTTAAGATTAGCAGTGAAAAAAATATTGATATGTATCCTAGATAAAAAGCCGGTAAAAATAGAGCTTTGAGGAGAAAAATTAGTTTTTTTTATTGTAAAATCAAGTGTAGTTTTAGAGTTTTTTATCAAAAGAAATTATAGAAATTACCATTGAAAATTAAAGTAGCAACATAATAAAAGTCTGTTAAAAATCATTTAATGATTATTTAACAGACCTTTATGAAATTTAAATAAATTATCACAGTAATTTCAATTTTTTTTGGTTTTACTTTTATTTTAGAGTATATTTTTATACCATATATTCATACTTTCAACATTTCCGAATATGTTGGTGTTGTTGGTTAGTGTTCCTGTGTACTCATAGCCATTTCTTGCAAAGGCTTTATTCATTCCTTGAGACTTTGCACGGGCGATGGTGTAAAGTATTCTGAAATTTCTTTTCTTTAATTCTACCTCCATTGCTTTTAACAATAAACTTGCAAGTCCTATCTTTCTATATTCTGTATCGGTGGCAAAATCGGTCATTTCCGAAGTCATATTTTCCCTATCTGTTTCTGAAGATGATAGGGCTACGAGCTTATCACCGTCCCAGACACCAAAATAGAAAACGTTTTCTTTCATTGTTTCTGCGATGTAGCTTTCATCGTGTATAGGGAAAGGATAAGTTTCAAAGACTTTTTCATATAGAGATGTCATCTCCTCAATGTCACTTTCGCCACACACACGGATTTTAAATTTATCCGCTAACTTTCTGAGGTTGAATGCATCGGCATTTTTTGAATTATAGAGTACATTTTGGATTATCTCCTCATGAGACTCAACTTTTCTGTTTTCGTTTAGATATTTTGACATAAAATATAGGTTTTCACCATTATTAAAGAAACCTGGAATGTGTGCTTCTCTTATATAGTCATTTTCTAGAAAATAACCATAAGAAGTTGTAGGAACCTTAGCGATGATTTTGCCATATCTATTTTTGTAGGCAAGATCATAAAGACTAGTGAATATGTGAGGAATATCGGTAGTGTCTAACTTCATAAGGTATACTCTGTTATTATTTTTTCCGTGATGGACAATTGATTTTGAAATCTTTTCTATTTTATCCTCATCCTCTGTCTCTTCCCCTTCTCTTCTTTCTATTCTTTGGTTGTTGTCAGGTGTAAGAGAGATATCATCGTTGGTGTCTGATAAAAGTTTGGTTATTCCCACACTGTTATAATCTACAACCCCGTCAAGATTTAAATGGAGATTACAGTTGTCACAGTCATCATCACAAAGCTGAGTTTTATAATTATCCGGTTCTCTATAAGTGGTAATGACGCCCTCATAATTACGGAGTATTACTTTGTTTTGGGACCAAGATATAAGGTAACTTGGCATTACCGGTATCTTACCACCGCCACCAGGTGCATCTATAACATATCTAGGAATGGCAAAACCACTTGTATGCCCAATTAAACTTTCTATTATTTCTATCCCTTTTCCCACTGGAGTTCTAAAGTGGCTGAGACCTTCTGAAAGGTCACATTGATAAAGGTAGTATGGACGAATTCTGTTTGAAACAAGGTTATGAACCAGTTTTTTCATGATCTTAGGGCAGTCATTGACCCTAGCTAATAAGACAGATTGGTTACCTAAAGGTATACCTGCATCAGCTAGTTTGATAACTGATTTTTTAGATTCTTCTGTAAACTCTTTAGGATGGTTGAAATGAGTATTGATCCATATAGGATGGTGCTTCTTCAATACGTTGATTAAATCATCAGTTATCCTCTGAGGCAGAACAACCGGAGTTCTTGTACCGATTCTGATAACTTCTACATGAGGTATCTCTTTTAACTCTGATAAGATCCAGTCTAAATAGTCGTCACTCAATAAAAAAGGATCTCCCCCTGATAATAATACGTCACGTATCTCACTGTGACTTTTGATATATTCTATACCCTTCATAATGGTATCTTTGTCTGGGATAT
It contains:
- a CDS encoding murein L,D-transpeptidase catalytic domain family protein; translated protein: MRQRMIKFIVLLSLLMSSTSYALTPNNFVLKDLYAKINLKEKVSFEIFKNAMAGYKKINEKKNSSILTIIDYTKPSTEQRFFVLDIENKKLLYETYVAHGTKTGDIFAEKFSNRVNSHQSSVGFFLTDETYVGRKGYSLRLEGLEEGINDNARKRAIVIHAADYANPDFIKTSGRLGRSWGCPALPEKLSPEIIDTIKNGSVLFVNGNDSNYAKKSKFI
- a CDS encoding aminotransferase class I/II-fold pyridoxal phosphate-dependent enzyme; translation: MTKLNQNMTPLFSTLKDVYAERGIVPFHVPGHKRGAGMDKEFYDFIGKNAFSIDVTIFKMVDGLHQPKSCIKEAQELAADAYGVKKSFFAVNGTSGAIQAMIMSVVKSGEKILVPRNVHKSVTAAIILSGAEPIYMNPEIDDDLGIAHGVKPETVENMLKQHSDIKAVLIINPTYYGVATDIKRIADIAHSYDIPLVVDEAHGPHLHFHEDLPISAVDAGADICAQSTHKIIGALTQMSLLHINSDRVDHNRVQQILSLLHTTSPSYILMASLDCARRQIATEGRELLTRTIALAHKLRSEVNKIPGVSSFGIEIVGREGIYAFDPTKVTITARDLGLTGFQLETLLVDEYNIQVELSDYYNVLAIITLGDSEESIGKLSDALRDISERFFGKDEINRKSLKMPAIPEPVLIPREAFNSVKNKILFAESEGKICGELIMAYPPGIPIICPGERITEDIIEHIKELKEAQLHIQGMDDHELQYINVIEEEDAVYIYTEKMKNQLFGVPMNLGANKTGIEFGLEALWDNYPDVFDEMEVIEIERQKEDFSVQNLRYKNTILDTCERIAHTVNMAVKDGYRPITIGGDHSIAIGTIAGVAKEKNIGVIWMDAHGDMNTQESTLTGNIHGMPLALLQGLGDKDLCNCFFDGPKIKSENVVLFGVRDLDEQEREIINKSGVKVVFYDEIAQRGIDIVLDEIREYLDVDNLHISFDIDVINPEYAPGVSLPVRGGLVPDDIFHSFKYLFKNYTITSVDIVEFNPIYDKNSKTMEFVKELTEYVKNPD
- the ablA gene encoding lysine 2,3-aminomutase codes for the protein MYKKNNKEEIVKKLDGEASISQWYDWKWQLKHSIKDIKTLESVFNIELDDKEKKSMKKTIEQFPFAATPYYLSLIDIDDYKNDPVYKQAVPDIEELNLTNCDMSDPLHEDHDSPVPGITHRYPDRVLLLVSNVCSMYCRHCTRKRKVGDMDNIPDKDTIMKGIEYIKSHSEIRDVLLSGGDPFLLSDDYLDWILSELKEIPHVEVIRIGTRTPVVLPQRITDDLINVLKKHHPIWINTHFNHPKEFTEESKKSVIKLADAGIPLGNQSVLLARVNDCPKIMKKLVHNLVSNRIRPYYLYQCDLSEGLSHFRTPVGKGIEIIESLIGHTSGFAIPRYVIDAPGGGGKIPVMPSYLISWSQNKVILRNYEGVITTYREPDNYKTQLCDDDCDNCNLHLNLDGVVDYNSVGITKLLSDTNDDISLTPDNNQRIERREGEETEDEDKIEKISKSIVHHGKNNNRVYLMKLDTTDIPHIFTSLYDLAYKNRYGKIIAKVPTTSYGYFLENDYIREAHIPGFFNNGENLYFMSKYLNENRKVESHEEIIQNVLYNSKNADAFNLRKLADKFKIRVCGESDIEEMTSLYEKVFETYPFPIHDESYIAETMKENVFYFGVWDGDKLVALSSSETDRENMTSEMTDFATDTEYRKIGLASLLLKAMEVELKKRNFRILYTIARAKSQGMNKAFARNGYEYTGTLTNNTNIFGNVESMNIWYKNIL